A single Leptospira barantonii DNA region contains:
- a CDS encoding isochorismatase family protein, with product MNSFTKTALIPILCWTVSCSTISKRENLDSSEFVKADTALLILDVQKDFFPGGKFELEGAEQAANRGKIVLEYFRKKEWPVIHVQHVSTRKGATFFFPGTAGVQMEESNAPIHGETTLIKHTVNAFINTGLDEELKRKKVKKLVVYGMMTHMVVDSTVRAAFDMGYKDITVISDACATKELSFEKIKIPASQVHASFLSGLGYIFAKIKTSSEFVQTSSD from the coding sequence ATGAATTCATTCACAAAAACGGCGTTGATTCCGATTTTATGTTGGACCGTTTCCTGTTCTACGATTAGCAAAAGGGAGAATTTAGATTCTTCCGAATTCGTAAAGGCCGACACGGCGCTTTTGATTTTGGACGTACAAAAGGATTTTTTTCCGGGAGGAAAGTTCGAATTGGAAGGCGCGGAACAAGCCGCAAATCGTGGAAAAATCGTCTTGGAATACTTTAGAAAAAAGGAATGGCCCGTGATCCACGTTCAACACGTTTCCACTCGGAAAGGAGCCACCTTCTTCTTTCCCGGAACCGCAGGGGTTCAAATGGAAGAATCAAACGCACCGATTCACGGAGAAACCACTCTGATCAAACACACGGTCAATGCGTTTATCAACACGGGATTGGATGAGGAACTGAAACGTAAAAAGGTAAAGAAGCTCGTTGTCTACGGAATGATGACGCACATGGTGGTCGATTCTACCGTAAGAGCGGCCTTTGATATGGGCTATAAGGATATCACCGTTATTTCCGACGCTTGCGCGACCAAGGAACTTTCTTTTGAAAAAATCAAAATTCCAGCTTCTCAGGTGCACGCTTCGTTTTTATCGGGGCTCGGATATATCTTTGCGAAGATCAAAACGTCTTCGGAGTTTGTTCAAACTTCGAGCGATTGA